The following proteins come from a genomic window of Alnus glutinosa chromosome 10, dhAlnGlut1.1, whole genome shotgun sequence:
- the LOC133880295 gene encoding cycloartenol-C-24-methyltransferase has translation MSKAGAMDLASGLGGKIEKSEVLSAVDKYEKYHGCYGGDEEERKANYTDMVNKYYDLVTSFYEFGWGESFHFAPRWKGESLRESIKRHEHFLSLQLGLKPGQKVLDVGCGIGGPLREISRFSSTAVTGLNNNEYQISRGKELNRIVGVDKTCDFVKADFMKMPFPDNTFDAVYAIEATCHAPDAYGCYKEIYRVLKPGQFFAAYEWCMTDSFDPNNREHQKIKAEIEIGDGLPDIRLTGKCLEALKQAGFEVIWEKDLTVDSPVPWYLPLDKSHFSLSSFRLTAVGRFITKNMVKALEFVGLAPKGSQRVQNFLEQAAEGLVEGGKKEIFTPMYFFLARKPLSDNQ, from the exons ATGTCGAAGGCAGGAGCAATGGATCTCGCGTCAGGTCTGGGTGGGAAGATCGAGAAGAGCGAAGTCCTCTCCGCCGTCGACAA GTATGAGAAGTATCACGGCTGTTACGGTGGTGatgaggaagagagaaaagCTAACTATACTGACATG GTTAATAAATACTATgatcttgttactagcttttaTGAGTTTGGATGGGGGGAGTCTTTCCATTTTGCACCGAG ATGGAAAGGGGAGTCTCTTCGAGAGAGCATCAAGCGTCATGAGCACTTCCTTTCTTTACAGTTAGGCCTGAAGCCTGGACAGAAG GTGTTGGACGTAGGATGTGGAATTGGTGGACCACTAAGAGAAATTTCTAGATTCAG CTCAACAGCAGTTACAGGGTTGAACAACAATGAATATCAGATATCAAGGGGAAAG GAATTAAACCGCATTGTTGGAGTGGACAAAACCTGCGATTTTGTGAAG GCTGACTTCATGAAAATGCCGTTTCCTGACAATACTTTTGATGCAGTGTATGCAATTGAAGCTACTTGTCATGCACCAGATGCA TATGGATGCTACAAAGAAATATACAGAGTACTAAAACCTGGCCAATTTTTTGCTGCATATGAGTGGTGCATGACTGATTCTTTCGATCCCAATAACAGagaacatcaaaaaataaag GCAGAAATCGAGATTGGTGATGGCCTTCCTGACATCAGGTTGACAGGAAAATGCCTTGAAGCTCTCAAACAAGCAGGTTTTGAG GTCATATGGGAGAAAGATCTTACTGTGGACTCACCTGTCCCTTGGTACTTGCCTTTGGATAAAAGTCACTTCTCACTGAGTAGTTTCCGTCTAACTGCTGTTGGGCGTTTCATTACAAAAAACATG GTCAAGGCCCTGGAATTTGTGGGACTTGCCCCAAAGGGAAGTCAACGTGTTCAAAACTTTCTAGAGCAGGCTGCTGAAGGGCTAGTTGAAGGTGGAAA GAAAGAGATTTTCACACCAATGTATTTCTTCTTGGCCCGGAAGCCGCTTTCAGATAATCAGTGA
- the LOC133880094 gene encoding cycloartenol-C-24-methyltransferase-like: MSKAGAFDLVSGVGGNIKKRDVLSAVDKYEKYHGYHGGDEEERKANYTDMVNKYYDLVTSFYEYGWGESFHFSHRWKGESQRESIKRHEHFLALQLGLKPGQKVLDVGCGIGGPLREISRFSLAAVMGLNNNEYQISRGKELNRITGVDKTCNFVKADFMKMPFPDNSFDAIYAIEATCHAPDAYGCYKEIYRVLKPGQCFAAYEWCMTDSFDPSNEEHQKIKAEIEIGNGLPDIRSTGKCLEALKQAGFEVIWEKDLAEDSYVPWYAHMDSSRFTLSNFRITAAGRFITRKMVRAMEFVGLAPEGSLRVQIFLEQAAEGLFQGGKREIFTAMYFFLVRKPLSDNQ, translated from the exons ATGTCGAAGGCAGGAGCATTCGATCTTGTGTCAGGTGTGGGCGGGAATATCAAGAAGCGCGATGTCCTCTCCGCCGTCGATAA GTACGAGAAGTATCATGGCTACCATGGTGGTGACgaggaagagagaaaagcaAACTACACTGACATG GTTAATAAATACTATgatcttgttactagcttttaTGAGTATGGCTGGGGGGAGTCTTTCCATTTTTCACACAG ATGGAAAGGGGAGTCTCAACGTGAGAGCATCAAGCGACACGAGCACTTTCTTGCTCTACAACTAGGCCTGAAGCCTGGACAGAAG GTGTTGGACGTTGGGTGTGGAATTGGTGGACCACTAAGAGAAATTTCTAGATTCAG CTTGGCAGCAGTTATGGGGTTGAACAACAACGAATATCAAATATCAAGGGGAAAG GAATTAAACCGCATTACTGGAGTGGACAAAACCTGCAATTTTGTGAAG GCTGACTTCATGAAAATGCCATTTCCTGACAATTCTTTTGATGCAATATATGCAATTGAAGCTACTTGTCATGCACCAGATGCG TATGGATGCTACAAAGAAATATACAGAGTACTGAAGCCTGGCCAATGTTTTGCTGCATATGAGTGGTGCATGACTGATTCTTTCGATCCCAGTAACGAagaacatcaaaaaataaag GCAGAAATCGAGATTGGCAATGGCCTTCCTGACATCAGGTCGACAGGAAAATGCCTTGAAGCTCTCAAACAAGCAGGTTTTGAG GTCATATGGGAAAAAGATCTTGCTGAGGACTCATATGTCCCTTGGTACGCGCATATGGATTCAAGTCGCTTCACACTGAGTAATTTCCGTATAACTGCTGCTGGGCGTTTCATTACAAGAAAAATG GTCAGGGCCATGGAATTTGTGGGACTTGCCCCAGAGGGAAGCCTACGTGTACAAATCTTTCTAGAGCAGGCTGCAGAAGGGCTGTTTCAAGGTGGAAA GAGAGAGATTTTTACAGCAATGTATTTCTTCTTGGTCCGGAAGCCGCTTTCAGACAATCAATGA